The genomic segment CCAGCTGGGAAGATCATAATAAAAGTGATCAGGAGTTTTGGATGGTTTTTTGGATGGTGAATGTTACTAGTGATTCATACATTATGTTGACTTGGGAAAGTAACACTATCTCACATGAAATTATAAAACAGATAAAAGAAAGAAATTCAATTGTAACACAATAAAAAAGCTCGGTGCACAAACCAAATTTCTGCTTTATTTGGGTTGTGTACCTAAATTCACATCCAATTATAatgtatatataaaaattatgatAACTAACATAGAAGACCAAGATGGCTCAATGGCCATCATAAATGATTGAGCTAATTTATACTGTAGGAAATATGAAGAATACTTACGCATTAGAATATCTTTTTGATGTACTAGATTGCAAGTAGGATGAATCATTCTCAACAGTATGCTTATATTCGCAGGACAAAAACCGAAGCCTGAGATAGCAAGGTATTGCCAGATATAAATTGCTCAATATTGCGAATACAAAAGTCCCACAcattaaattgtaaaagtttTAGCCTGACTGCAGCAAAATTTTGGCACAAATTACATTACCATCAGATTTGTAAGCCTAACCTTAACAACGCAAATCTGACCATCGTGAACGACACACAAATTTTGATAGACAGCCTCCACCGTTGGATTATAGGAATGAACAATAATTTCACCCGACAATGTCTGGTGTTCGCTAGGCATATCAAAGTTGAGAAACTCTTTCACGATACAGTTTCAAAACCAATTTTGGATAGTGCAGGAAGCGTTTCAGCTGTAACTTCTAAAAGTACACGAAAGAAAAATTACATAGTTGGGAAAAAAATGAGCTAAGGTTTATAGTAATTTGTAAAGAAGAATTGAAATACAAAGGGAAAATAGACTATTCATAAAACTGATAGCATCTAATAATATGTTATAAACTTCTAGATACATTAATTATATCATAGAATATATAACAAAATATATGTACAATCTTCCAATTTAACATCTCAAAGAATAGAAATTCGAAACACAGGACAAAAGACAAAAGATCAGCAGAGAAATAAATAAGATGACATACCGTAACCCCAACCTGGCTTCTGCTTACAGTTGACACTGCCACGCCCACCGTTAATGAAGTAAAAACAATGTTTTAAGACACAAGACATAAACAACCCAGAATCGCGTGGTTTGAACTGTAGTGAGACTGATTAAATGCCGTATTCCAGCTATTTTAAGAGTACAGGATTGTAAACATTTGAACTCCATTTCCAACAATCatgataaaatattaattaagaatATAGATTTTCCAGAGGCTTTTTTAAGAATAACtagtcaataaatatatatatgccAGAGAGTGCCTTTTTAAGATGAGCTAGTCACACAAGAAGAATATTGCAAAATATACTTGCACcaaaatttatcaaataatcTAAAATGTTGTCCAGTCAACTTCGAATGTTATGTATAACAATTCTtaatttcttttatcatttttGCTTTAATCAATATACAGGTAAAATTTAATAGCACCAACCGGAGCAAAAAGAGCAGCCTGTTTAGGGCGATTCTTGCATTGTGAGAAGCACCATCTCCTTTTGGCACTGGGTGCAAAAAAATCTGAAACAAGTTCCCTCTGGGACTCTATGCTAGCCtataataaataaaatcatgAATACAATGAGTAAATGTGTCCTATGCTGATGAAGACCAACTCAAAAAACTTGAAGTTTTACATTAGCATTAAGATGCAACTGGTGATACTGGATCAACCGCTTCGCACAAtttcctggaacaaaattctggGGTCCATTATTTAAACCTTTTCCCATGAAATTCTGGCATCCAGAACACAGGGAGCTTGATGTGCTGAAAAGAAAACACATACAAATTAATCTTCCAGCCTGGACTTTCAAATTAGCAATATTGATTTGGTACTCCAAAACTTGTATATGATTACAAAACATTTTAAACTGCTCAGAAGCTTTCTCCAAGTAAATACCAGATACCTTAATAATGTTAGTATCCTACTCTGAATATTAAAAAGGAATTCTCCTATCAAGCTTGAAAGAACAAGCTAAACCTTATATTTTGAGTTAGATTTTTACAGTTACCTACAGAAAAAATTCTATAAAAAGTTTTAGCTTATACATCATTCCATACCTAGGAACATAAATTACCAACAAAACCAAAACCAAGAAACCATTCTCctacataaaaataattaacaatataataACTATATACAATAAGAGGAGAGAGGGTTTATTTATAAGATAATTAGCAAATATATACGAGGGTTTTTTGGTTGTTTGTATTAAATGCCTAGAAAAATATACAAGATAAACTAGTAACTAGTAAGGAGGTTGTCACTATAGGATATTGGCACAAAGATATGCAACTTAAGTGTCTGTATGTGTATTTTAATAAAGATAGCGTTGAACAGCTTTTTTTATTTGATAATGAACTACAATACTTAAACTAAAACAATGCAAGTAAATGTCCTACAAAATAGCAACTAAACAACTGAAGTCCTACAACATCTCAAAGACTAACGTTTATTCAGCAACGCCCTTTCCAGTTCTTTAGACCAGGTCAACACGATCCAAACAAACTTTGCACGACAGTTTAATTAAGATAGCAACtaagaaataaataaacaagCTTCCCAAGTTTAGATTAAACGACCCAACATAGGATACATTGAATTCTAGCCCTAACAACTACTAAATGATTCTTGCATCACACCTATAGCagtaaatattaatattaatataataatgcaaataaattaaaattattattattattattattattgctattattattaaattaatacacatatatgcaaaaactacaaaaataaagagagtttactttatatattttcgtacgaaaataatcaataagacaaaataacttggcaacaaaatttaaaaaacaaGATCCGTAATTATTCATCAAAAACAACAGAGGCACGTTAATTATTTCCCTCAACGTACTACCTTCTTAATCTCATTGTTTTTCATACCAAAGAGGGCAAAATCCTGTCAAATCACAAggttaaaattatttttactatgTTTTTGTAATACTATATATTTACATGACAGTTAAACTTTTGGAGCCATTTAATTGTATTTTAACAATAATCATATAAAATCATCTTTTGAAGTAAAAGttaaattaatttattcaaattaaattaggggctttttattattgtaattctttaaaattttatttttaagaaaaaatattcatttaaatgGAAAAAACCTTGCGAGAGTTTTAATATCTTAAATCCTAATTTTTCCAAATCAGCATCCCCCgtcaattggtatcagagccactaTTTTTGCTACATAATCAATGATGAATCAATTACTTCGCTGATAGTTACCTCACCTTAATTGCCCTGTAATTACCTCTCGAAAAAGTTGTTACCTTAACAAAATATATTTTCCAAACCTGACAAAAACCTTATTGTCAGCAGAAAATAAGTTATTCGAACTTTTTTGAGCACTTATCAGGCATcctataatttatttatttttggcAAGCAAGAATCCTATAATTAGACCTCAACAAATAAAAAGTTAAGGATTGGTGATCGAGACCACAAGAAAACTAAATATAAAAGAAGATGTTTCTTATAAAGTATTTTATCCATATTGCACATATAGTTAAGCATGATATGAAGAGGATAAATATTAAAGTAATCAGTTCAAGGAATGAAGTGTTTTTTGTACCATGTTCAACACCAACAATCAAGTACTCACAATATTATGGTTAGACATATTATTTAATTGTCATGTTCCTCAACCAAAATATTCTTTCAAAGAGACACATAGTGGTAGAAAATATGTATACAGTTTAACCCTAATATCTACCATGGATAATTGAAGAAAAATTAAAAGCAAAAGTTAATCTAGAGTGTCAACATAGCCTTGGGGTTATGTAATAACCAAGTTAAGCTATCGGTATTTCATATGTCCTATGCTAATAAAGTCAATGATATTGCTAAAAAAATGGTTTATTGATAAATTTTTCCTTGGTTGCATTTTTTAGTTCGAAATATTACTAACATGGTCATATATAATATTCTCCTCATGAAACTTGGTCGTATCATTTTCGGGAGTCTTTAGCTTTTTCATCAAGATGCGCCTCATTTTGTGAGTGTAGACACATTTATTCGTCAAAATATGTAATAAATATACTCCTACTAGTACTAGTACTAGACATATGTGTAAAGTCTCGAAGAAACTTTTGGAAGCAAAACAAaagactcatatactcctactaGTAGTTGACATATTTCTAAAATTCTTGAGACGATTTGGAAGCAAAACAAAAGACTCTGCAAGCCTAATATTTAGAAGTTTCTAAAacaaattatattttattagaaTATTAGCTAATtacaatattaaaaaaattgttttatttgatgaGGACGTGCTAATATTATATATAGGATCCAAGATATTATAATTATTGATATAGAAATTACATTATATATTCTGTGTGAGGTTATTACACGCACGTGTGATATTCACTCCAAGAAACTTGGTCGTATCATTTTAGGGAGTTCATGGGTTAGCAATCGAAATCAGTGTTATTTTATAAGTGTAGGCACACACATAATATAATAGGcaaatgatcaaatagaaactaaagttaaaatagaaactaaaaactAATATAAGCCATTAGATCAATCTAACTTAATAGCCCCCTAAAAGCACCACACCGAACTAATCGATACCATCCCACACACAATCTCAACTTTTTTCCTccgctttttattttatttttaacgTCAAACGGTAATTTgttttaaaatccgatttcactgtatttttctccacctctcaacgatcgatttgcatatcatatgtgatatttttcaaaataatttaaaataaaatattatttaatttctagtttctattccaaaattggtttctattagagtagcccatatatatatactagtctGTAACGTGGGCGATACACGGATTGCTTTTAACACTcgattaatttttaataataagttttatcttaaaattattgatatattaatataaatttttaatagttgaaaaataaatcaaAGAACATAATACATTATAATAATTTATGTGTtatgataatttgagacttgactgaaaataaataatataatatataatatgttatttACAAGTCTCGAACCTTGAACCTGTAGAAACtattaaaaataaagatataaagtTTAAATTTAATACGTTGTTGACGGAATTCGAACCCTCAACctatgagagcagtttaaatattaatataatattttattattattatatccaACGGTTCCATCTATATGTCTTTAAATCTGACGGTTCTTATTTTGCGTACCAAATAACTGTACCAAATAACCAACCAACTACCAAATTGcctataatagtatagtatagatagatagattTTTTGGTGAATACATGGAGCAGAGCTAGATATCTACTTAGAAGGCCTAGGAACCTATTTGGAAGCATTATAAAAGGTTCTGAAAACCCAACATTTACATTATTTACTTTATTAGAATAACACATAATTATATAATCTTCTTCAAGTTTTGTTTAATTATATTATGTAATGGAGTCAACAAGTTATTATTGTCTATTTATACTAAAGTTATATTATTTGAGTTGTGTGAGATTGTTTTTTGGAAATATTGTTGGGTGCCACAAGTGATAAGCAGATCATGGGTTGAGCAGACATGGAAGATAGAAGAGTAGCGCATTTTGTGTATTACCTGGTTCAACAAATGAAGGACTGTATAGAGCTAAAACAGTCAGCTTACACAAAGAAAATATTGGAGAAGGCTGGAATGCAAGCTTTTAACCCCACTAAATATCCTATGGATCCGAAGGAGCATTTGACTAACGACGAAGGCGGGAAACTGGTGGATCCAACAGAATACAAAAGCTTGGTTGGAGGACTTCGCTACCTTGTGCATACATGTCCCGACATGGCTTATGATGTGGGGATAGTCAGCCGTTTAATGGAAAAGCCCACAGTTCTTCATATGAATGCTATAAAGCGTATACTCAGGTACGTCAAGGGTACAATTAACTACGGCCTGGTTTATTCGAGGGATATTAGAAACAATATGCTTACAGGATACTCGAATAGCGATTTTGGAGGACAAACAGATGACAGGAAGAGTACAAGAGGAATGGTATTTTACTTAAATGATAACCTCATCACATGGGTCTCACAGAAACAAAGGTGTGTGGCCTTGTCTTCGTGCGAGGCAGAGTTTATGGGAGGGACGACATCAGCTTGTCAAGCTGTTTGGCTGAGGAATCTGCTGAGCAAGCTAACAGGTGAAGATATGGGTCCAGTAATCTTGTACATTGATGATAAATCCGCCATCGATCTTGCAAGGAACCTAGTTTTTCATGGGCGTAGTACAACATATAGACAAACGCTACCATTATATTCGAGAATGTGTTGAGAGAAAGGAGATCATTGTCAAGCATGTGAGTAGTGATATGCAACGAGCAGATTTCCTGACCAAAGCTCTCACTACTATCAAATTTGAAAGAATGCGCAGATTACTGGGAGTAATGGAGTTGCCTAAATAAGTTTCAAAACTAAGGGGATGATTGTTGGAATTATTTTGAAACTTATAGctagttttaaaataattaaagtatgtGCATGTTGAATTAGTATGCATAGTCGTGGAGAAGTTTTAGAAATGGCATATGTAGACACGTAGAAGTAGAACTGCATTAGAAGAGTTAGTTGTTTGATGGCCCTTGTTTTTAGCTGCATATTCTATCAGCTATCTATTTATATTGTACGCTTCAAATCAATAAAAACAACTTACACGCAAGTCTTTGTTTTTCTCAGTTTTACAATACAcagcttatatatatatttgtatacaTCCTGGCATTGAGTATAAACAAGAAATATGTTGTTCGAAAACCAACTCAAAAAATTAGAATTTTACTTTAGCATTAAGTTTTACATCATTTAtaacatgatatatatatatatagctagGGAGATGATCGAAATACAAACAACTTTTAAAATTAAAGCTATAAACTAATATAAGCCACTAAGTCAATCTAATATAATCCAGGCACCACACATAATTGACCTACATCCTCCTGCACAAAATCTCAAGTTTCTAAACACATAAACTAtatctttaattatttttaagtataattaatGGCATATGCATCATGAAAGTTAGATGTCCTTACTCAAACTATTTGTCATTCAATATTACTAAAAAATGTAAATTAGTATTGTCTATTAATCATGTCATCAATATAATAGAATAATAAGAAaatgaattataaccacacaccGCGTTTAGAGATGGCATGTAATAGTAGAATCATCTACACCCATCCTCTCTCACTCTAATTTTTATCATGTACTGATGTATCATAACCAATCCCCTTGAAATACCTGTAGAAAACaattaattagaaaaaaattaactatgattatttattttttcaagatGAGTAAAGAAATATACCGTGCCAATCTTGATTTACATTCTGTATAGGGAGTGGAGGGTGGTTTTCtttattgtcttcttcatctTCGAATATGTTCATCAGTGTTTATTGTAAATTTGACTCTCTATGAAATAGATGGGGGCGGCTGACAGTGGGTCAAGTGTTAGGGTTTGTGAAAAGATAACACTCTTTTTATAGGAAAATTTCCTATATAATTACTAATTTTATTAAGATTTTTTTCAAATTCTTAATGTTgtatatctttatttattttttatttcatagtGAAAATTTCACAATTATTTTGAAAGTTAGTGTTTGGTTCCACTTTTTAAACTTTCGAACATATTATAAGTGCACCgttgttatttttattataaacTAATTAACAATAAACATcctaaataaaatataaaaaaataataaatatgacatATCAAATTTTAGTTTTGATTAGTTTAATAATGTGATTGAAAAACAAATATCCAAATTACGCGTCAACATAGTTTAGACTAtaggtttataaaataaattatatatattagatatcggttatataattaaaaaaatatataattggttaatatttattttattagatATTTTTTAAAGTGATAAATCGTAAAAGATTTTTATAACTcataatacaaatttaaaaagtatactcatactaaaaataaaaatttgaaaataaaaaaattaatttgcaCATTACTA from the Apium graveolens cultivar Ventura unplaced genomic scaffold, ASM990537v1 ctg6341, whole genome shotgun sequence genome contains:
- the LOC141703220 gene encoding secreted RxLR effector protein 161-like, whose amino-acid sequence is MEDRRVAHFVYYLVQQMKDCIELKQSAYTKKILEKAGMQAFNPTKYPMDPKEHLTNDEGGKLVDPTEYKSLVGGLRYLVHTCPDMAYDVGIVSRLMEKPTVLHMNAIKRILRYVKGTINYGLVYSRDIRNNMLTGYSNSDFGGQTDDRKSTRGMVFYLNDNLITWVSQKQRCVALSSCEAEFMGGTTSACQAVWLRNLLSKLTGEDMGPVILYIDDKSAIDLARNLVFHGRSTTYRQTLPLYSRMC